The DNA window GACCCCGCCGGTGAGCACCACGGTCTGGTCGGGCCGGCCGCCGACGTGCAGGATCTCGGCCACCGGCAGCGAGTTGGTGACCACCGTCAGGCCGGGCACGTCCACCAGCCTGCGGGCCAGTTCCGCGGTGGTGGTGCCGGCGGAGAGCGCGATCGCGGCGCCGGGGCGGACCAGCCGGGCGGCGTGCTCGGCGATGGCCGACTTCTCCGCGGACTGGCGCACCGACTTGGCCCGGAAGCCGGGCTCGTCGGTCGAGCCGGGCCCGGCGAGCGTCGCCCCGCCGTGCACCTTGGCGAGCAGCCCCTGCTCGTGCAGCGTCTCCAGATCCCGCCGGATGGTCATGTCGGAGACGCCGAACTCGGCGGCCAGGTCGGTGACCCGGACCCCGCCGGCGGCGCGGACCCGTTCCAGGATGGTCGTCTGCCGCT is part of the Micromonospora sp. WMMD980 genome and encodes:
- a CDS encoding DeoR/GlpR family DNA-binding transcription regulator: MLARQRQTTILERVRAAGGVRVTDLAAEFGVSDMTIRRDLETLHEQGLLAKVHGGATLAGPGSTDEPGFRAKSVRQSAEKSAIAEHAARLVRPGAAIALSAGTTTAELARRLVDVPGLTVVTNSLPVAEILHVGGRPDQTVVLTGGVRTPSDALVGPLAVAAIAALHLDLLFLGVHGISERAGFTTPNLMEADTNRALVAAADALVVLADHTKWGTVGISSIVGLDAADVLVTDDRLTPDARRVLEDRVGELVTVPATKGAE